Proteins encoded by one window of Aspergillus puulaauensis MK2 DNA, chromosome 4, nearly complete sequence:
- a CDS encoding putative zinc knuckle domain protein (Byr3) (COG:O;~EggNog:ENOG410PPNC;~InterPro:IPR036875,IPR001878;~PFAM:PF00098;~go_function: GO:0003676 - nucleic acid binding [Evidence IEA];~go_function: GO:0008270 - zinc ion binding [Evidence IEA]): MSFGGRVCFNCGEATHQARDCPKKGTPTCYNCGGMQHFLSFIAPLPLVIVPI, from the exons ATGAGCTTTGGAGGTCGTGTATGCTTTAACT GCGGCGAGGCCACCCACCAG GCCCGCGATTGCCCCAAGAAGGGAACCCCTACATG CTATAACTGCGGTGGTATGCAacattttctttccttcattGCTCCTTTGCCCTTGGTTATTGTTCCCATCTAA
- a CDS encoding TBCB family protein (BUSCO:EOG0926505R;~COG:O;~EggNog:ENOG410PF90;~InterPro:IPR029071,IPR036859,IPR000938,IPR000626;~PFAM:PF14560,PF01302;~go_function: GO:0005515 - protein binding [Evidence IEA]), with protein MSFQPTPTDIAVVITTPSTSSHPDEPRLHSERRITPTWTLQQVKSKLETMTGVPPSSQRLRLKTPGQPDQWVEGDDSIIGDWGLVRGSEIEVHDTRPQAARVNFTDLSSVEKYVLPTETYESLPNSVLAWKKNQKLGRFDPDALSPVDAMVEQTKKDKHEVEKRDISVSKRAIILPSTPPHVRRGTVRFVGPVPVIPHPGVDMETVEPSTLLPIWVGVELDEPTGKNDGSVNGKRYFTCPNKTGVFVKPEKVEVGDFPPLGLDDDLDGDMEEI; from the exons ATGTCCTTTCAACCAACGCCCACCGACATCGCCGTTGTAATTACCACTCCGTCCACGTCCTCGCACCCCGACGAGCCCCGCTTGCACTCCGAGCGCCGAATCACCCCAACATGGACACTGCAGCAAGTCAAGTCAAAACTAGAGACCATGACCGGTGTGccgcccagcagccagcggcTCCGTCTCAAAACCCCCGGTCAACCAGATCAGTGGGTCGAGGGTGATGACTCTATAATCGGGGATTGGGGATTGGTGAGGGGGTCTGAGATTGAA GTCCACGATACACGCCCCCAAGCGGCACGAGTCAATTTCACCGACCTCTCCTCCGTGGAGAAATACGTTCTCCCAACAGAGACATACGAGAGCCTCCCAAATTCAGTTCTTGCGTGGAAAAAGAATCAAAAGCTAGGGCGCTTCGACCCAGATGCGCTATCGCCGGTTGACGCAATGGTCGAGCAAACGAAGAAAGATAAGCACGAGGTTGAGAAGCGCG ATATATCTGTCTCGAAACGCGCTATTATTCTCCCTTCGACGCCACCACATGTTCGACGGGGAACGGTCCGCTTCGTTGGACCAGTGCCCGTTATCCCGCACCCTGGGGTTGATATGGAGACGGTTGAGCCTTCGACGCTACTGCCTATCTGGGTTGGGGTCGAGCTCGACGAGCCAACGGGGAAAAATGACGGAAGCGTCAATGGGAAGCGGTACTTTACATGTCCGAATAAAACTGGCGTCTTTGTGAAGccggagaaggtcgaggtGGGAGATTTTCCTCCGCTGGGGTTAGACGATGACCTGGACGGAGATATGGAGGAGATATAG
- a CDS encoding ribonuclease H2 catalytic subunit RNH201 (BUSCO:EOG09263OWL;~COG:L;~EggNog:ENOG410PJ2H;~InterPro:IPR012337,IPR036397,IPR001352,IPR004649, IPR023160,IPR024567;~PFAM:PF01351;~go_function: GO:0003676 - nucleic acid binding [Evidence IEA];~go_function: GO:0003723 - RNA binding [Evidence IEA];~go_function: GO:0004523 - RNA-DNA hybrid ribonuclease activity [Evidence IEA];~go_process: GO:0016070 - RNA metabolic process [Evidence IEA]), translating into MGEDMPTTPVADTGSIDIDPSMLLPPSIDKTRLLSGESYAYFSPAPPAVPTQKSSDPNSDYLVLGVDEAGRGPVLGPMVYGAFYLPNSLHHSLLAKEYSFNDSKVLTAGVRANLMRILCTQGSHLYESCGWTTKLLSARDISSGMMRPAAGVGGVYNLNAQAMDATIELIRGVVEERKMNVREVYIDTVGNPASYQKKLEMVFPSLKITVAKKADSLYPCVSAASVVAKVTRDVALEVLYEAFRESGGGAGDGWGSGYPSDSKCVGWMRNNMDPIFGWGNECRFSWGTAKEMLETKGGEKVDWPVDEDNTQLMDFLLASGGTFKGPEQELQEWFGKKSAEVL; encoded by the coding sequence ATGGGAGAAGACATGCCGACCACACCGGTCGCCGACACAGGATCTATTGATATTGACCCGTCTATGCTCCTTCCTCCAAGCATCGACAAAACCCGACTCCTCTCAGGCGAATCCTACGCATATTTCTCACCAGCGCCGCCTGCAGTCCCAACACAAAAGTCTTCAGATCCAAACTCAGATTACCTAGTTCttggcgttgatgaagccGGCCGCGGCCCCGTCCTCGGACCCATGGTCTACGGCGCATTCTACCTCCCCAATTCTCTACACCACTCCCTCCTAGCCAAGGAGTACAGCTTCAACGATAGCAAAGTTCTTACAGCGGGTGTGAGGGCAAACCTCATGCGCATCCTATGCACACAAGGCTCACATCTTTACGAATCCTGTGGGTGGACGACAAAACTCCTCTCTGCTAGAGACATATCAtcggggatgatgaggccTGCAGCGGGCGTGGGTGGGGTATATAATCTCAATGCTCAGGCGATGGATGCGACAATCGAGTTGATTAGGggcgttgtcgaggagagaaAAATGAATGTGCGGGAGGTTTATATTGATACGGTGGGGAATCCGGCGAGCTATCagaagaagttggagatggtgtTCCCTTCACTGAAGATTACGGTTGCTAAGAAGGCGGATTCGTTATATCCTTGTGTCAGTGCGGCGAGTGTGGTGGCTAAGGTTACGAGGGACGTTGCGCTGGAGGTCTTATATGAGGCTTTCAGGGAAAGTGGTGGAGGGGCCGGCGATGGTTGGGGAAGTGGATATCCCTCCGACTCGAAGTGTGTGGGTTGGATGCGAAATAATATGGACCCTATCTTTGGGTGGGGGAATGAGTGTCGGTTTAGCTGGGGTACAGCAAAGGAAATGCTAGAGACCAAGGGAGGGGAAAAGGTCGACTGGCCTGTGGATGAGGATAATACACAGCTCATGGATTTCTTGCTGGCTTCTGGTGGTACGTTCAAAGGACCGGAACAGGAACTTCAAGAGTGGTTTGGAAAGAAATCTGCAGAAGTTTTATAG
- the PEX16 gene encoding peroxisomal membrane protein PEX16 (COG:U;~EggNog:ENOG410PIYK;~InterPro:IPR013919;~PFAM:PF08610;~TransMembrane:1 (i140-159o)), whose translation MEAAQKSKNPVPAVLLQPSKWLPLYEDFVTKNASSIGQVESALRSLTYIIPGRYRDSEIPSECVHSGVQLLSLYHDSLISKVISNLPPTIRRPTPNPHTRYTKYWSSESSLYQKVALTLQTVQYTELLWEMIARRRGDKVRWRVVVLVEFVKAICRLFLLRLTNSRPLVSPPLPEREVDPRSQEEDGGDWNGMESPVSERSSDLNWTMPRTGLSLPSLPDVNDVSNYLISKVLTADDIKPPKALLHRVTGQGQLAEILHILRPVVYALALQRWSGDKRSWRPWLIGFGMEYGCRQLAKADLRERVTGGLRGLTGLEREELKKRGWSMGWWLMRGAFYENITKSTLKGFTGKMKGKPLLDLVGSIIEDYEYLWDNYYFSTATL comes from the exons ATGGAAGCCGCTCAGAAGTCTAAAAATCCGGTTCCCGCCGTCCTCCTACAACCATCCAAGTGGCTACCACTTTACGAGGACTTCGTGACAAAAAATGCGAGTTCAATAGGCCAGGTTGAATCGGCATTAAGGTCGTTGACGTACATTATTCCAG GACGCTATCGCGATTCAGAGATACCCTCAGAATGTG TTCATTCAGGAGTTCAGCTGCTATCGCTGTATCATGATTCGTTGATCTCAAAAGTCATCTCTAACCTACCACCGACCATTCGTCGACCAACACCGAACCCCCACACCCGATACACAAAGTATTGGTCGTCAGAGTCTTCCTTATATCAAAAAGTCGCTCTCACACTCCAAACTGTACAGTATACGGAGCTGCTATGGGAAATGATCGCGCGGCGCCGTGGCGATAAAGTCCGCTGGCGCGTGGTTGTCCTTGTTGAATTCGTGAAGGCAATATGTCGCCTTTTTCTACTACGGCTCACAAACTCGCGGCCGCTAGTTAGTCCTCCCTTACCTGAACGCGAAGTAGATCCTAGGTctcaggaagaagatggaggggatTGGAACGGAATGGAGTCCCCTGTCAGCGAACGGTCTTCCGACCTTAATTGGACCATGCCTCGTACTGGGTTATCACTTCCTTCTTTGCCCGACGTTAATGATGTTTCAAATTATCTCATATCCAAGGTCCTGACCGCGGATGATATCAAACCTCCGAAAGCGCTTCTGCATAGGGTCACCGGTCAAGGACAATTGGCGGAAATTCTACACATCCTTCGGCCAGTTGTTTATGCACTTGCGCTACAGAGATGGAGTGGTGACaagcggagctggaggccatggttgatCGGCTTTGGTATGGAATACGGCTGCCGACAATTAGCCAAGGCCGACCTCCGGGAGAGAGTCACTGGCGGCCTCCGCGGACTGACCGGCCTCGAGCGagaggagctgaagaagaggggcTGGTCGATGGGTTGGTGGTTGATGCGAGGAGCTTTCTATGAGAACATTACCAA GTCTACATTAAAGGGGTTCACTGGAAAGATGAAGGGTAAGCCACTTCTTGATCTAGTGGGCAGCATCATTGAGGACTACGAATATCTTTGGGACAACTATTATTTTTCGACTGCGACACTCTAA
- a CDS encoding Cupin domain protein (COG:O;~EggNog:ENOG410PP80;~InterPro:IPR028929,IPR025974,IPR028386,IPR014710, IPR011051;~PFAM:PF15624,PF07883,PF11699;~go_component: GO:0000776 - kinetochore [Evidence IEA];~go_function: GO:0019237 - centromeric DNA binding [Evidence IEA];~go_process: GO:0051382 - kinetochore assembly [Evidence IEA]): protein MAPRGPAKARDLDFSNVGKAGRRTGITLKEGKRDEHGMEDVDGIFSSPEKSPAKENGFDSEESVGSEMSMDEGNGPGPADFLNGLNGSRTPRLPPPVARSPTKTGMTGSPRRTPGLRSSQSPQRDLPSSSPSDGRSSRRDSRRDSRRDVSPLTNRSINATPSLEHSNTARAKGLKKAETAVPMSFSDSDANGDENGDENGHLPDQTNFVDSFNAGDDSLMGNNSEEQDENSGAELQKVPAPETRKGPRRGRKPVGGAKGTNDTAAQDGTEEQSTSQKRKRPGRPPKGQGQPVQDTEEQRPAKKAKTPEQKRRITGPSGDPDLDKVVENHVNRTGPLKGRSLYILKREAPTDPSTTHTRSGRVSVRPLAYWKNERCVYGDEGVAEGQRYPLSKIKEVIRTEELEPEKKQKRRSKKSKSRKVRDDDSDSDDDQYRDPYEEKGGVLHGYIRKWDNETQTAMDDEEVLDIAYAPSGIETRNVKGAAFRFAKLLSSPFIGSGIVELPPGGVKKPKNAKKMHMIFYVVGGRVLVDISGVQFSAGKGCVFQVPRGNYYSFANTYSRDARLFFTQGCIPSPAEGDDAPGSATKTDALDGESNTPPARPKTAGKKTSGKGRPKGKQKAAA, encoded by the exons ATGGCTCCACGGGGCCCGGCAAAGGCTCGCGACTTGGACTTCTCCAATGTCGGCAAAGCCGGAAG GCGCACAGGTATCACCCTGAAAGAAGGCAAGCGGGATGAACATGGAATGGAAGATGTCGACGGAATATTCTCATCACCAGAAAAATCGCCCGCGAAAGAAAATGGATTCGATAGCGAAGAGTCAGTGGGCTCAGAGATGTCCATGGATGAGG GCAACGGGCCCGGCCCTGCAGATTTCCTCAATGGTCTCAACGGTTCGCGTACTCCCCGCCTGCCTCCACCCGTTGCACGATCACCAACAAAAACTGGCATGACCGGGTCTCCGCGCAGAACTCCCGGATTGCGCTCCTCCCAGAGTCCACAACGTGATCTTCCGTCATCGAGCCCATCAGACGGGAGGAGTTCAAGGAGGGACTCGCGGCGGGACTCACGGCGGGATGTCTCTCCACTCACCAACCGCTCTATCAACGCCACACCCTCACTGGAACACTCCAATACCGCACGCGCCAAGGGTCTGAAGAAGGCCGAAACAGCGGTACCAATGTCTTTCTCCGACAGTGATGCCAACGGTGACGAAAACGGCGATGAGAATGGGCATTTACCGGATCAAACCAATTTCGTGGATAGTTTCAATGCTGGCGATGATTCACTTATGGGTAATAACTCAGAGGAGCAAGACGAGAACAGCGGTGCAGAATTGCAGAAGGTCCCTGCGCCCGAGACGCGGAAAGGGCCAAGACGAGGTCGTAAACCAGTTGGAGGTGCAAAAGGCACCAATGATACTGCGGCACAGGATGGAACAGAGGAGCAATCAACATCACAGAAGCGAAAGCGCCCTGGACGGCCACCTAAAGGTCAAGGCCAGCCAGTTCAAGACACAGAAGAACAACGCCCAGCGAAAAAGGCCAAAACCCCCGAACAAAAGCGTCGGATCACTGGGCCGTCAGGCGACCCTGACCTGGACAAAGTAGTCGAAAATCATGTTAATCGAACCGGGCCGCTCAAGGGCCGAAGTCTCTATATTCTCAAACGGGAGGCACCTACGGATCCGTCTACTACACACACGCGCTCAGGACGTGTATCCGTCAGACCACTGGCCTACTGGAAAAACGAACGGTGTGTGTACGGTGACGAGGGGGTAGCCGAAGGACAGCGATACCCTCTCTCAAAAATCAAGGAGGTCATCCGAACTGAAGAGCTGGAgccggagaagaaacaaaaacgccgatcgaagaagtcaaaaTCGAGAAAGGTCAGGGATGatgactccgactccgacgatGACCAGTACCGCGATCCGTACGAAGAGAAGGGTGGTGTCCTACATGGTTATATTAGGAAATGGGACAATGAAACGCAAACAGCTatggacgacgaggaggtgcTAG ATATTGCATACGCCCCATCTGGCATTGAGACCCGAAACGTCAAAGGCGCAGCTTTCAGATTCGCTAAGCTTCTGAGTTCCCCCTTTATCGGTTCAGGCATTGTCGAACTACCTCCCGGAGGGGTCAAGAAACCAAAGAATGCTAAGAAAATGCATATGATCTTCTACGTTGTTGGCGGGCGAGTTTTAGTGGATATTTCTGGCGTTCAATTCAGCGCTGGCAAGGGGTGTGTTTTTCAAGTCCCGCGAG GCAACTACTATAGTTTCGCCAATACTTACAGCAGGGACGCACGGCTATTTTTCACACAGGGCTGCATACCTAGCCCGGCAGAAGGCGACGACGCACCCGGTTCTGCAACCAAAACCGACGCCCTCGATGGCGAATCAAACACCCCGCCGGCTCGTCCGAAGACTGCCGGTAAGAAGACTTCCGGTAAAGGCAGACCTaaggggaagcagaaggccGCTGCTTAA
- a CDS encoding WD domain protein (COG:S;~EggNog:ENOG410PJPC;~InterPro:IPR001810,IPR036322,IPR036047,IPR001680, IPR017986;~PFAM:PF00646,PF12937;~go_function: GO:0005515 - protein binding [Evidence IEA]) produces the protein MSKRGNDNELSKHPPPKRPRTTEAGLQTDNLSSLSNEILLHILSFLPIPALLICQSLSHRFYALAGDSELWKRQYFAKWVRPRARRLAITRRTSFPQSKLEYSPRVSTWLDHSHLDRNNQVTNWKRQYQLRHNWSRGTCRVTQIEIPQPPRPPMLATLCAGYVFTADAYGGLRAWSVESPERRNAGLHFVGSGSQSPSAPTALTATCGPEKNCIEIVVGFDNGVFTVYKMNSTSLRLDIRFSRTMTAHGAITAMAASYPYLMVVSKHMMLSLYKLPLEADDSSWRDDATLIASLKADSVLSPMSLSVRVAGSEIIASIVYSFLHLGCGWSLGIQELHFDKTGRQTKSRLTTTVDTQYGLHLRRLPASINGQVSAPELESIIFPRASPIMPAILHHDPPTSVSYSHPYLLTSHADNTLTIYLVVSTSSSLFVKGGERLWGHTSSVSAVQVSDRGKAISVSSQGDEVRIWELESLISSFGSQKVLQGDTSIRVKPGNQPHPQDHEGPGLLSGVSHRDFRRTRSPSANMVHKKARARDCIGFDDERLLLLREKEHGSQLLEFYDFR, from the exons ATGTCAAAAAGGGGCAATGACAACGAGTTGTCgaaacatcctcctcccaagcGTCCGCGCACAACCGAAGCCGGACTCCAGACCGACAATCTCTCTTCGTTGAGCAATGAAATCCTGCTTCATATTCTGTCTTTCCTGCCAATACCAGCTCTTCTTATTTGCCAAAG TCTGTCTCATCGGTTTTATGCCCTCGCTGGGGACTCTGAGCTCTGGAAACGACAATATTTTGCAAAATGGGTACGGCCCCGCGCGCGCCGCTTAGCGATAACCCGGCGCACATCTTTTCCTCAATCCAAATTAGAATATTCCCCCAGGGTATCGACATGGCTGGACCATAGCCACCTGGATCGGAATAATCAGGTCACAAATTGGAAGCGACAATATCAGCTCAGGCATAATTGGTCTAGAGGCACTTGCCGAGTGACCCAAATCGAAATCCCTCAACCACCCAGGCCACCAATGCTGGCAACGCTCTGTGCTGGCTATGTATTTACTGCGGACGCGTATGGGGGTCTTAGGGCTTGGTCAGTAGAGAGCCCAGAAAGGCGCAATGCTGGCCTTCATTTTGTGGGCTCCGGGTCGCAATCTCCGTCGGCTCCCACTGCGTTGACTGCAACTTGCGGCCCGGAGAAGAATTGCATCGAAATTGTGGTCGGGTTCGACAATGGCGTATTCACCGTATACAAAATGAATTCGACGAGCTTGCGACTAGATATACGTTTCTCTCGCACTATGACCGCTCACGGCGCCATAAcggccatggctgcttcaTACCCGTATCTCATGGTTGTTTCAAAACATATGATGCTGTCACTATATAAATTGCCACTCGAAGCTGATGATTCTAGTTGGAGAGACGACGCCACCCTAATTGCTTCCTTAAAGGCGGATAGCGTCCTATCGCCAATGTCGCTTTCTGTTCGCGTTGCAGGATCAGAAATAATCGCATCTATAGTCTACAGCTTCCTTCACCTTGGCTGCGGGTGGTCACTAGGGATTCAAGAATTACATTTCGACAAAACTGGGCGGCAGACCAAGTCACGACTTACTACCACAGTGGATACGCAGTATGGATTGCACCTACGTCGCCTGCCTGCTTCAATCAACGGGCAAGTTTCGGCTCCAGAGCTCGAGTCGATCATATTCCCTCGTGCAAGCCCGATAATGCCTGCTATACTACATCATGATCCACCAACTTCTGTTTCGTACTCTCATCCTTATCTCCTAACGTCACACGCAGACAATACTCTCACGATCTACCTTGTTGTGTCTACATCTAGCAGTTTATTTGTGAAAGGGGGCGAAAGATTATGGGGCCATACGTCTTCTGTTTCGGCAGTACAAGTCAGCGACCGAGGAAAGGCAATTTCTGTGAGTTCGCAAGGAGATGAAGTCAGGATATGGGAACTTGAAAGCTTGATATCGTCTTTTGGCAGCCAAAAGGTGCTCCAAGGTGACACTAGCATTAGAGTCAAGCCTGGAAACCAACCACACCCGCAAGATCACGAAGGTCCCGGTTTGTTGTCTGGTGTATCCCACCGTGATTTCAGACGGACTCGATCGCCATCTGCCAACATGGTCCATAAAAAGGCCCGGGCACGAGATTGCATTGGATTTGACGACGAACGACTGCTTTTACTTCGAGAAAAGGAACATGGATCTCAACTCCTCGAGTTCTACGATTTCAGATAG
- a CDS encoding SAE2 C-terminal domain-containing protein (COG:S;~EggNog:ENOG410PSHE;~InterPro:IPR033316,IPR013882;~PFAM:PF08573;~go_function: GO:0004519 - endonuclease activity [Evidence IEA];~go_process: GO:0006281 - DNA repair [Evidence IEA]), whose amino-acid sequence MEAIQRLHISVAQTFENCFDTAYRECNAELVAYDARVKDAEERAKTFDEARQRTASEAEVLRHNISLLQEKMRQGEIDSKEHQNSTASELQLDDKYEPRLVLGNKHISDMDAGDMERISDRYAELYEQAGMLVHASNDLKKRVKRHKKKLEQWQSLLQLQEFTFTVNGKPVKFRQVESTGPMNPSVLSPRLSSHIPNPLRSPDKDLQTNMSMRKSTTPKREVAHKLGNSNAGNEWDRTSEQWRRKKHPELTSTPSDASTGELPPDTPTRSGAHPVMRKRKRSTPVQPPPDNKLSSKCPSNDCMEHPITVKSETLSSSPLKTHSPQGRPPGTQDLDDIGDTVATPTKRVRFHRNHDSYTPPENPLANTRSPWHEHMVRSNCTHEGNQANHDKSRALQPIDGNLRNTNDLGQPLGGKRMKKSGCITRISSITEDGDENQPPPLASRRGTEPPQSNQSVRDPSSGNRLSDLLEGTPPRDRNFQLGITSTTSSRTEGREWRSSIRGSSLRSCDEADSTSNTTPTSRSPRGNQESNLRDSKLDTQLELPGQMEAIPNNKPYRTRPLQRLGLEHFKINPDYNHGLDYAYDEVIRGKDGRKCASGCTRPGCCGEKFLAMARFGIPVDASRETSNDHETLKEYLGEYQNIVDTLSPEARGNLLVEAKAKVFADRFGKHRHQHHRPGTPPGFWRTEMPGTQELKEDREEAQRLERDKVKERHREAIRPGGRWLFADE is encoded by the coding sequence ATGGAGGCCATACAACGACTCCATATTTCTGTTGCTCAAACTTTTGAGAATTGCTTCGATACCGCTTACAGGGAATGCAATGCAGAGCTCGTCGCGTACGATGCACGCGTCAAGGATGCGGAAGAAAGAGCCAAAACTTTTGATGAGGCTCGCCAGAGGACTGCCTCTGAAGCAGAGGTGCTAAGACACAATATATCTCTCCTTCAGGAAAAAATGCGACAAGGTGAAATTGATTCGAAAGAACACCAGAACTCCACCGCAAGCGAGCTTCAATTAGATGATAAATATGAGCCACGGCTTGTCCTGGGAAACAAGCACATCTCAGATATGGATGCGGGTGATATGGAAAGAATCAGCGATAGATATGCCGAACTATACGAACAGGCCGGCATGCTCGTGCATGCGTCGAATGATCTCAAAAAACGAGTCAAACGTCACAAGAAAAAGCTAGAGCAGTGGCAGagccttcttcaactccaagAGTTTACGTTTACCGTTAATGGTAAACCCGTCAAGTTTCGACAAGTTGAATCAACGGGCCCAATGAATCCATCGGTGCTGTCACCTAGGCTCTCATCCCACATACCCAATCCATTAAGAAGCCCCGACAAGGACTTGCAAACAAACATGTCGATGAGGAAGTCAACTACACCCAAACGTGAAGTGGCTCACAAACTCGGCAACAGTAACGCTGGAAACGAATGGGACAGGACAAGTGAGCAGTGGCGGCGGAAAAAACATCCAGAGCTGACGTCTACACCGTCGGATGCTTCAACAGGCGAGTTGCCGCCAGACACTCCTACTCGTTCAGGCGCACACCCCGTAATGCGGAAACGAAAACGTTCTACTCCAGTGCAACCTCCTCCAGATAATAAGTTATCTTCTAAATGCCCGAGCAATGACTGTATGGAACATCCTATTACGGTCAAAAGTGAGACATTGTCTTCTAGCCCTCTAAAAACCCATTCTCCTCAAGGCAGGCCACCGGGAActcaggatctggatgatATCGGGGATACTGTGGCTACTCCTACCAAAAGGGTCCGCTTTCATAGGAATCATGATTCATACACTCCTCCGGAGAACCCCCTGGCCAACACGAGATCGCCTTGGCACGAGCATATGGTGCGCTCAAACTGTACACATGAGGGTAATCAGGCCAATCATGATAAGTCAAGGGCCCTTCAGCCTATCGATGGCAACTTGAGGAACACAAACGATCTTGGCCAGCCATTGGGGGGGAAAAGGATGAAAAAATCCGGATGCATAACGcgaatatcttctataacggaggatggtgatgaaaATCAGCCCCCGCCGCTCGCGAGTAGAAGAGGAACAGAGCCACCGCAGAGTAACCAAAGTGTGCGCGATCCGTCAAGCGGGAATCGACTATCGGATCTACTCGAAGGAACGCCACCGAGAGACCGAAACTTCCAGCTTGGGATCACATCCACTACTTCTTCGCGCACTGAAGGCCGCGAGTGGCGGTCGTCTATAAGAGGTAGCTCCTTGAGAAGCTGTGACGAGGCAGATTCCACGTCCAATACAACACCAACTTCGAGGTCTCCTCGAGGAAACCAGGAATCGAACCTACGAGATAGTAAACTGGATACACAGTTGGAGCTCCCCGGCCAAATGGAAGCAATTCCTAACAACAAACCCTACAGAACCCGGCCACTGCAACGACTCGGTCTTGAACATTTTAAAATAAACCCTGATTACAATCACGGACTAGATTATGCCTATGATGAGGTTATCCGAGGAAAAGACGGGCGCAAATGTGCCAGTGGCTGCACGCGTCCTGGTTGCTGCGGAGAAAAGTTTCTTGCCATGGCACGTTTTGGTATCCCGGTGGATGCATCTAGAGAAACATCGAATGACCACGAAACCCTCAAAGAATATTTGGGGGAGTATCAGAACATAGTTGACACGCTTAGCCCTGAGGCGCGTGGAAATCTATTAGTCGAAGCAAAGGCGAAAGTCTTTGCTGATCGATTTGGCAAACACCGGCATCAACACCACAGACCAGGTACACCCCCCGGGTTTTGGCGCACGGAAATGCCTGGCACGCAGGAATTAAAAGAAGACCGCGAGGAAGCCCAGAGACTAGAAAGAGATAAGGTGAAGGAGCGGCACAGAGAAGCAATACGTCCAGGCGGGCGGTGGTTGTTTGCAGATGAGTGA
- a CDS encoding uncharacterized protein (InterPro:IPR038765;~TransMembrane:1 (o36-54i)): MESMAIATTKKHRTSVPIELRNRQIMSFKNPGILEYRNAVILMLLHTSFLLNWAQEIHPARHKCDTSDMNLLCAFYSLATSYWHGDISQDTHNTRMVRVWAKLCNATWTAGDVYRRQGPWRFMEAYFRQPGEGLKDKDGRIKDPQHFFRGRSQNTSNT, from the exons ATGGAATCCATGGCTATAGCTACAACCAAGAAA CATCGAACCTCAGTCCCGATTGAATTACGAAACAGGCAGATCATGTCATTCAAGAACCCGGGCATTCTCGAATACCGCAATGCCGTTATTCTGATGCTCCTTCATACTTCTTTCCTGCTGAACTGGGCTCAGGAAATCCACCCAGCGAGACATAAGTGTGATACTTCGGATATGAACTTGCTTTGCGCTTTCTATAGCCTGGCGACGTCCTACTGGCACGGCGATATCAGCCAGGATACACATAATACTCGTATGGTGAGGGTTTGGGCGAAATTGTGCAATGCGACATGGACCGCTGGGGATGTGTaccgccgccagggcccCTGGCGCTTTATGGAGGCCTACTTTCGGCAACCTGGGGAAGGgctcaaggacaaggacGGAAGGATCAAGGATCCGCAACACTTTTTTCGGGGTCGGTCTCAGAACACGTCAAATACGTAA